Proteins from a genomic interval of Paenibacillus sp. RC334:
- a CDS encoding DUF3226 domain-containing protein: MEYAYLVVEGPHDVEVVGKVLKSNGFKRVQQLSKLDEYWLDIIPKNFPPEGDLLKRVSIPVFFQSNNFSVAVHSAGGITKIAKVLRLTLLNILKKENGFLSAVGVLIDADDEEAKISCQNIIQTLGDDDLAFSNIGSPGEIIENIPRIGIHVFPNNRDKGTLEDALIQCAEVVYPEILKGALNYVNNIDDQYRHNWGVTDEAKVVVGCIANILKPGKANQVSIQDNDWISSSTLGLIPVKEITDFLKNLLRY; the protein is encoded by the coding sequence ATGGAATATGCATATTTGGTTGTCGAAGGTCCTCACGATGTTGAAGTAGTGGGGAAAGTTTTGAAATCGAATGGTTTTAAAAGAGTTCAACAACTTTCTAAATTAGACGAGTACTGGCTAGATATAATACCAAAGAACTTTCCTCCTGAAGGCGATTTACTAAAAAGAGTTTCTATTCCAGTTTTCTTTCAGAGCAACAACTTCTCAGTCGCTGTACACTCTGCCGGAGGAATAACCAAAATAGCAAAAGTGTTGAGGTTAACTTTGTTAAATATTTTGAAGAAGGAAAATGGTTTTTTAAGTGCAGTTGGCGTTCTGATTGACGCGGATGATGAAGAAGCCAAGATAAGTTGTCAAAATATAATTCAGACTTTAGGAGATGACGACTTAGCGTTTTCGAATATAGGATCTCCAGGTGAGATTATAGAAAATATCCCTCGTATAGGAATACATGTTTTCCCTAATAATAGAGATAAAGGCACATTGGAGGATGCATTAATTCAGTGTGCTGAAGTTGTGTATCCAGAGATTTTAAAAGGTGCCTTAAACTATGTGAATAATATCGATGATCAGTATAGACATAATTGGGGAGTAACAGACGAGGCAAAAGTTGTAGTTGGTTGCATAGCTAATATTTTAAAGCCAGGAAAAGCAAATCAAGTCTCTATACAAGACAATGATTGGATTTCCTCAAGCACATTGGGCCTGATACCAGTCAAAGAA